The sequence ATATTAACTCCTCCTGAATTATTGCTTTGAGTCATTGCTCCCTGTGTCACAAATGGATTTGTAAATACGTTGTAACTTGCTGTCACTGTCGCATTATTGTTATTGCTAATACACACATTGGTTGCTCCTACGACAAAAGAAGCGGCATTATTCATAATAGAAATATTCCCAGTGTTTCCATTATTTAAGTTGATGGAAAACGGTGCTATATCACCACCATAAGGATCATAGATAGTGTTATTAATAATCTCGTTGTTACTGCCTGTTTTAATAGCATAAACAAAAACGCCACGGCAAAAATTATTGTAAAACTTAAAATTATAGTTTGATTGTGAATGTGATACCCCAAAACTTGCAGCATTGCCATACACTTCAATATCCGATGTTGCAAGACTGGTATCTGCTACCGTAGAATTAGCATAAATAGACTGTGCTTTATTAGCAGTAACTCTACCATGAGAAAAACTAATTTCCCCCAGCACGCTAGAACCAGAAATATTAGTAGTTGTATTGGCTTGATTGGTAATTACCTTATTTAAATAACAATTGTAAAGGTTTATCGTAGTTCTTCCACCGGTAGTAGGCCCGCTTGCCACTAAGCTATAAATGGAATAGTCCCCAGAACTTAAATTGCTGATGGTTACCACTCTCCCAGCAGCGGGATTGATGGTAATCGTTCCCTGAATAAAATATTTGTTATAATTAGTTTCAGAAATAAAAGTTAATGATTTGTTGATGGTCAGGTTCTCTACGTAGGCCGTTCCATTCGTTTTGGGTTGAATGATGATTCTGTCCCCATCAGAAGCTGCAGTGATAGCCGCACTTACAGTAGAATAAGCTCCCCCTGTTCCTCCATTTCTCACATACAAATCAGCTGCATAAGCCATCGTACTGGATAAGCCCGCAAAGGCCATGATTAGTAGTTTTTTTGTCATAATAGTAAAAATTAATTGGTTTAATATTAAATTATATTTTTTTGATTTTTAAAATAATCCGCTTGTCGCTCCCCATCTTTCCTTCTGTTGGATAAAGGAGATATATGAATTTTAATCAATGTGTATTCATTGATTAAAAGGTATTTTCGTTAAATAAGTAGAAGTACATTATACCTGATACAACATAAACATCCCCAAACATTGATAGAACCTGAATTCTGAGGATTTACTGCTGATTTAAATTGTAGGAAATAAGTGTTGATGTATTTGTAAGGATAAATACAATATAGTCTTGTTCATTTTCATGATATAATTAATTTTCAGGTTTTGTTTTTAGTTTTTTAAAAAAAAAGATTAATTTAGCCCAAAGCGGCTAATAAAGAGTAGTTTACAAGAGTGGGAAACTCTATCGG is a genomic window of Chryseobacterium nakagawai containing:
- a CDS encoding autotransporter outer membrane beta-barrel domain-containing protein — its product is MTKKLLIMAFAGLSSTMAYAADLYVRNGGTGGAYSTVSAAITAASDGDRIIIQPKTNGTAYVENLTINKSLTFISETNYNKYFIQGTITINPAAGRVVTISNLSSGDYSIYSLVASGPTTGGRTTINLYNCYLNKVITNQANTTTNISGSSVLGEISFSHGRVTANKAQSIYANSTVADTSLATSDIEVYGNAASFGVSHSQSNYNFKFYNNFCRGVFVYAIKTGSNNEIINNTIYDPYGGDIAPFSINLNNGNTGNISIMNNAASFVVGATNVCISNNNNATVTASYNVFTNPFVTQGAMTQSNNSGGVNMNFSETAFTVTGMNVNAGNPDINYTDLDLTRNDAGHYGGSNSWINYWPTDSGAKPQVNYLLTPRTISGGTLNISGSGFSK